In a single window of the Nodularia spumigena CCY9414 genome:
- a CDS encoding FTR1 family iron permease, whose product MNLSTALPTFVITLREGVEAALVVGIVLALLKKANQSRLNSWVYAGVAVGIVISVLIGVLFTWLIQTLGAVNPQYTTVVEPMLETVFGIVAIAMLSWMLIWMTKQARFMKAQVEGAVTQALTQNSNAGWGVFSLILIAVVREGFETVLFIAANFQQGLLPVLGAIAGLIGAAAIGVLLFKLGVKINIRQFFQVMGVLLVLIVSGLVVSALKHFDEGLANLALSSSTPENICLYYDHFSQIHSCILGPMVWNTDAILPDKQFPGIILKSLFGYREHLYLLQAISYVLFLASVGGLYFRSLTSAGVQNAQHNSVTQKPMSSAKE is encoded by the coding sequence ATGAATCTCAGCACTGCTTTACCAACTTTTGTCATTACACTCCGAGAAGGAGTAGAAGCTGCCCTTGTTGTGGGCATTGTCCTAGCTTTACTCAAAAAAGCCAACCAATCCCGACTCAATTCTTGGGTATATGCCGGCGTTGCTGTTGGCATTGTGATTAGTGTCCTCATCGGTGTGTTATTTACTTGGTTAATTCAAACACTAGGGGCAGTAAATCCTCAATACACCACAGTAGTTGAGCCAATGCTAGAAACTGTGTTTGGTATCGTGGCGATCGCTATGCTCAGTTGGATGCTAATCTGGATGACTAAACAAGCCAGATTTATGAAAGCCCAAGTTGAAGGAGCAGTCACACAAGCGCTAACACAAAACTCCAATGCTGGTTGGGGCGTGTTTAGTTTAATTTTAATCGCCGTTGTCCGTGAAGGTTTTGAAACTGTTTTATTTATTGCTGCGAATTTTCAACAAGGATTACTCCCCGTTTTAGGTGCAATTGCTGGTTTAATCGGGGCAGCTGCTATCGGAGTTTTACTATTTAAATTGGGTGTCAAAATCAACATCCGCCAGTTTTTCCAGGTGATGGGCGTTTTATTAGTGTTGATTGTTTCTGGGTTAGTAGTTTCTGCGTTGAAGCATTTTGATGAAGGTTTAGCTAATCTTGCCCTGAGCAGTAGCACTCCCGAAAATATTTGTTTATATTACGATCACTTTAGCCAAATCCACTCTTGCATTTTGGGGCCAATGGTGTGGAACACTGACGCAATCTTACCAGATAAACAATTCCCCGGTATTATTCTCAAATCTTTGTTTGGCTACAGAGAACATCTGTATCTATTACAGGCAATCAGTTATGTTCTATTTTTAGCCAGTGTCGGAGGTCTATATTTCCGCAGTCTGACTAGTGCTGGTGTTCAAAATGCCCAGCATAATTCAGTCACTCAAAAACCCATGAGTTCTGCAAAGGAATAA